TAAATCTGCGGCTTTCGCGACGCCACCGCCGAAGCTCGCCGAACTCGCCGTGTCGATAACGACGTCCGCCAACCGCCACCGTCGCCGCCGCTGGAAGATGGTCCGGCTCTGGATGACCGTCTGCACGCGGTAGTACGGCACTATCTTCGTGGTCCGCCGCCAGAAGCCGTTCTGGGTCACGACGTGGGTCTCGCCTGCGTCGTAGCCGCGATTGACCCACGTCAGGTGGGCCGCGAGCGGAACGAGGACGACGAACGCGAGCGGGACGAACGGCGCGTACCAGACGACCGGCCGCCCGGCAAGCGACCAGACTGCGTACAGCAGGGCGACGATAGCACCGAGTCCGAGCAGATACCGAATCGCGTACCGCGTCCTCGCGCGCGTCGGTGGCCGCTGGAACGTTGGCGTCTCGAACGGTTCGACCTCGTTTGCGAGTTCGAAGACGCGCTCTCGACTCGCGAGCGGGACCGCGGCTTCCGACCCGCCGGAGGGCGACTGACCGGGACCGTAGCCCGCCGTCTCCACCGCGAGGGTAGCGTAGCCGAACCGCCGCATCAGCACGTTCTCGCTCATCGTGACCGTTTGGACTTTCGCCAGCGGAATCGACCCGTCGAATCGTTGGAACAGGCCGCGCTCGTAGCGGAGTTCGTCGTCCACGCGCGTCAGTCGGAAGCCGTAGTAGCGCGCGAACGTCAGGGACGCGCTGACGACCCACAGGCCGACACCGATGATGGCGTACAGCAACAGTCCGCCGAAGACGGCGAGTTCCGCGAGGCCGGGAACGAAG
The sequence above is a segment of the Halorussus halophilus genome. Coding sequences within it:
- a CDS encoding PH domain-containing protein — protein: MKLHPLSVPYRMLSRGASVGVSFFFVGSALSGSGVLPPPLAGLAVPLVVAVGVLLTALWQVAYYRRFDYELTDDGLEIASGVVSRRQREIPLHRVQNVDISRNVLQRLLGIAALDLETAGGGDTEASLRYVGYEEAKRLQREIQRRKRQREAGEETEAPTEPIEEREQVLFELAEGELALLSVLSFDLRYFSLLAFGPAVLPFVPGLAELAVFGGLLLYAIIGVGLWVVSASLTFARYYGFRLTRVDDELRYERGLFQRFDGSIPLAKVQTVTMSENVLMRRFGYATLAVETAGYGPGQSPSGGSEAAVPLASRERVFELANEVEPFETPTFQRPPTRARTRYAIRYLLGLGAIVALLYAVWSLAGRPVVWYAPFVPLAFVVLVPLAAHLTWVNRGYDAGETHVVTQNGFWRRTTKIVPYYRVQTVIQSRTIFQRRRRWRLADVVIDTASSASFGGGVAKAADLDEADAAELREFVGEKLQESLRARRETKRTEPSDETRNANS